Part of the Xiphophorus maculatus strain JP 163 A chromosome 3, X_maculatus-5.0-male, whole genome shotgun sequence genome, TCTCTAAGTCGGCTTCCTGTTTAGTCTTAATAGAAAGCTTGAACAgagtaaaaacacaactttaaagtctgagaaatgctttttaaatgtttatgtgtCAAACACTTTTACCATATAATGTAAGTAAATACATTGTCATCACTGTCTGTAGATTGCAAGACTCATGCTTATGAGTGAGATGTAATATCTCACTCATgctaataaacataaaacatataaaaagcaactaatCTAAATCGAACCACTTAAAGGACATTCTGAAAGAATTTCAAGTTGATAAAGACATAATCGGCTAAACTTTGTCTTCACATtgtcttgtgtgtgttttggatttCTAAATGTCTGTCTGGAATCTGAGGGAAAACGTGGAATTACTATTCATGAGTGGATTGCCGACAGGAGCGAAATCCTGGAGGTCGGGTGCCATGACACAGCCTTATCATCAGTCTTATCATCATGACAAAATAGCTCCTGTGAGGTCCAGTTGGGTCAGATTCTGTTCACTTTCTCTGAGTCGGCTGGGATTCTGCAGCACCTCTTCAACCTTAGCCTGACCCAAGAGGAGGTTCCGTTGTTGTGGAAGACATCCTGCCAGGTTCCGGTACCGAAGAAAAGTCACCCATCAGTCATAACGACGGTAGACCTGTTGCCCTGATCATGAAGTTCCTGGAGAGACTCCTGGCGGCCCAATTGAGTAAACAGACGATCACATATCAGGACCCCCTGCAGTTTGCATATCGCCGTGGAGTTGGAGCTGATGATGCCATCAGacacctgcttcaacaaacccactgtcatctggacaaagcaggcagcacAGTGAGGATCAGGGTCTTTGACTCTCAGGTGCAGTGAACACAATTCAGCCTGATCTGCTCTGTTAGAAACTACAGAAGACACGGGTGGAGGCCTCAACAATCGCCTGAATCTGTGACTACCTGACAAACAGAGCACAGTTTGTGAGCCTGAAGGACTGTGTGTCTGACCAGGTGGTCAACAACATGGGAACACCACAGGGCACTGTACTCTCaccatttcttttcattctctACAGTTCAGACTTCCAGCACAAGTCAGActtctgtcatctacagaaatattCAGACGACTCTGCAGTTGTTGTGAGTATCAGAGGAAGACGAGAGGCTGAGTACAGAGATCTGGTGGAGCACTTTGTGGCCTGGTGTGGGAACAATCATCTAATCTTGCATGTAAACAAAACCCCATGAGATTAAGCAGAAATAGTctattttgttagtttaaaaaCTGGATAGTGCAAGATGTATATTGCATCTTCTCGTTCTTGTTATGCATATCTAACAagaaaaaatccagattttaaaacatcaacaaaactgAGGCGTTAAATATCATCATGGGAACATGTGTGGGTAAACCACCGGAAATTTTAAGTGCAACTGGAACATTCTTGGTGTTTATTGgttctagtggcctttatttgaaagtagtttgacagtaAGGAGGGTTACGAGAGGGGAAaaacatgtggcaaatgtcaccaggcctggaatcgaacctgcgactaCTGGCATGAGGACTAAGGTACAACATGGGTTGTGCTTTTCCCCCGCGCCACCACAGCAACCCCTTATcattggttttaaaatgaacatctTTGCGAAAGTTTGTTCACCGGTCAACATTTGACTCTTCTTTATTTCCTGTTGAGTAAAACTCAGCCAGGCTCCGAGGAAGGAGTCCTGTTCTCCAGAAAAACAGAGGGAATGGCATGTGTTAACaccaataaaaggaaaacaaatttaaacataaaagaaaaagcagaaaatattcttttttttcccccctgtttCCTAAATTTATGCCTCGGTGACCACGATGAACActgcattttgtaattttttctgtCGTTGAAATAGAGGCAGAAAATCCGTAAGAGCAGCGGAAACCTGtacaaagaaactttttttttttgctttttccacgTGTTTCTGTCCCTTGAACTGAGTGTGAGGCGAGCAGGATGAGAGTGCGTTCCTCTCTGAGGTCACGATTCGCAGCCTGAAAGAGGCGAACTGCTCCCTGAGTCCTAGTGGCGCTCTTCAAGTATCTCGGTGTCTTGTTCATGAGTGATGAAgcatttaaaatactttcaaaCTCATTTCAATGGCCACACATCTAGCTTGAAAAAGTCTTGTTTTTTCAACTACCTAAAGCATTCCTGACCATATTTCTTTGAGTTATTTATTGACAATTAAAATGTTGACTCATGAACGAATGAATGGAACCTCATTGGGGAAATAGAATAATAAAGCCAATCGACCAACTTGCCCCTACTGGCGAAGAAAAGCAGGAAACCCAATAATAGCTCAAGCCCAACAGTGACATCTACTTGTGATGTGTAACACTTTACAGGTTTGCACTTCGAGTTGAAACGGTGCATATGGTTACGTCAACTATTATCACTGTACAAGATTTCATCAAACTTCAGACGTAAAGTGTCAATTTACTCTTGAAGCTGTTATCCTAATAGCTGGACTgtcaaatattcataaatatctTTAATGCAATACAATCAAAGAACATGTCAGAAGATGAACTTGTGACTTTAATTGGATTTATGACAAGTgtttaataatatttctttGGAGTACTTGTATGACTTCTGCTTGAAGGGTTTTAGCGTGTTTTCTGTCCTGCTTACACTCTGTGGTCTGGGCCAGCAACGTGGCAGCCTGTTTAAATTTACCTAGTAAAAGTATACACACCCCGTTCAACTTTTAACAATCCCTTCATACTACAATCACAAACttggatatatttttattggaacTGTATCTGATAGATCAACCAAacggtaataaaaaaaaagctcacaAAGCTGTGGGTTTCATTCACAGCGCAGAGCTCAGGCTGCTGCAACACAAGGCAGAAATACAAACTTTATGAAATAGCTACAAGATTATGAGTGATGCTGATGAATAATGTATTTTAGTATGCTGcataaatgactaaaaatatttcaaggtataattatttcttttattattattattattcagcgAGGAAGTGAAAAGAGTCATTGTTCACATCTGCCCGATTTGTTGTAATTGTATTCAAAATCTACTGGATGAAATAAGCATAGACATTGCAGGAAAAGTAACTAATCTGAAAATTATGCAAACATACTGAAAATCCAGTTTTCCTCCATaaatcttgttgttttttttctttatatcgTTTTAGTCTGTCGGCGAACTTCCTCAACTCTGGCGTCAGCGGCGTCGGTTGATGAAGAAGCTGTCCACTCCTCCTCTCTGAGCGTCTGTTGAAGAGGTCTTACTGTTCTTCCTCTGTGGTTTTCCACAAACGGTAGCTCAGGTAGCCACTTCCTGCGTAGCACAGTGTGGCCAGAAATGCAAAGAACTGAAAGCAGAAAGGATTTGAAGGCGAAAAGACAAACAAGGGTTGACGTAAATTCTGAAAGGTACAAACACGttttttaacaagaagaaaaatgtgtccACAATCAAAGAACCAATAAAATGTCCACTTTTCCAGAAGAGAACAGTTCTCTGACCAATGTAGCTTGGTTTATTTTCACTCAGGTTCTCGCTGTATAGGAGACAATCAGGTCCATTAACTTTCTAGAACATTTTTCGGTATCTTCGGCCTCCATGAAGTTTTTTACAGCCTACATGTCTTTTTCAGGAGGTCCGCACTGGTAGCCATTGCGGTACGGGTAATTTTGGTTTGAGCGAGTTGACCTTCTGCTTAGGGTGGCATGGCTTGCAGGGCCAAATGAggcaagcaaaagaaaatgtcaatgACAATCTCAGTGGGGTAATAAATACTTTCTTTATAGCatctttaaagataaaaaagaagtCAGTTTCTTCCAACAGACTCTTAAATTAAAGACTATGATAGAAGTGCAGAaggtaaaacataaataaaagatcaCATAAATAACACCATTGTAGCTGCTGTTGAAATATCAatctttaaagatgtcttcagctgttttttttttgtttgtttgttttttgtttaagtctGCAAAACCACACTGGGGGCCAAAAACTTTTTCTCTGCTGGATGTTAGACTTCATTTTGGAACAGAGAGCAATCCCTGATTAATTCATCTAAGCAGATCTGGGATGTAGGATAGAAGATGTTTCCATGTGAAGGTTGAATTAGTGGGGAGTGGGCGCCCCCTTGTGTTTGTGACTGTGACAGACAGACTCTAACTGTCTGTTtctaataatttaacaaagcgCTAACTTGTTATGAGGATGATTATTATCTGTTATCCTACATTAAACATTGCAGGAAATCCACACAGCAACGAGGGAGAATGTTTTTCATCATCCAGGAAGCAGTGAGTTGGCCACGCTCGGCCTCCGTCAAAATCATCTGATCGACTTTAGGATCGCGCAGAGACCACGCGCAGCCTCGCCTTAAGTTATTTAACAACGAAGCAAAGACTAAAAGAGCTCGCATTGACATTTGTGCGCTTACTGCTGATGCTGCCCAACAGTTGTAGTTGtgtcgccccctggtggcctggCCCACACAGAAAGCCTCGACCACGGCTGTCACCAGatacagagcagcagcagcgcagTTGAAACACAGCGACTAAAGGAGGCAAGCACAGAGACGTCAGCTCGCAAATAAAACGCCAAAGTGGAACCGATTCGGTTGATTTACTGAGccagactgtgtgtgtgtgtgtgtgtgtgtgtgtgtgtgtgcgtgtgtgtgtgtgtgcgtgtgtgtgtgtgtgtgtgtgtgtgtgtgtgtgtgtgtgtgtgtgtgtgtgtgtgtgtgtgtgtgtgtgtgtgtgtgtgtgtgtgtgtgtgtgcgggcgtgggtgtgtgtttggtgtgtgAGGGTTACCAGCGTCGTCCAGGGGATCTGCGGTATCCTGCTGTGGACTCCGGTGAGATAAATTATGAACAGGCAAATGGTCAGAATCCAAAGCAGGATGGACACAAACATCACCCAGCAAAGAGTTGACAGGCGGAAGTAATCGGTGCCGCCAATCAGGATCCAGACCAACATGCCAGTCagctgcagagaggagaggaCAAATGAAACCACATCAGGGATTCATCACAGATATTCTGTCTTATTTGTTCATGTCGAAACAGCCTTCTGTCGACTCTTCCCAGCCCCCtctcaaatcattttaatggtGGCAGTGagtgattaattgttttttccccccatgaAACAAACCACACCCTTCCCTTTTCCCAACAAAAAGTTCCTGCAGGATGTTTCATATCACCGGAAGATTCTGTCTGActgtgggttttattttaaagggaaatCACAAACACAGTTGCCTCCGTTGGGAATTTAATTgcctaatgtaaaaaaaaaataaataaaaaaaatcctgcttttGACAGAATTTCATCTTGTATTGCATCATGTGTGGAATGCCCGTCCGGTCCGGTCCGTGGCAGCCAGCCAGACTGTATTTGGAGAAAAGCTgcccaggattttttttttttttcccctccggCTGAATTGAAGAGGAAGAGAGACAATGAGGGAAAGAAAGGACAGAGACTTgatttgctttgttgtttttggttcacTTCCAGTTTTCATAGAAACACTGCTTCTACGCTTTTATGACTTTTCTCACACCAGGGTTAATGTTCAAATATGTTTCCCTTTgagttctgtgtttttctaattGAGTGCCAAAGATCTCAAAAGCTTCTCAAAGAGAcggaggcccaattttaaggcgtaaaattacaaagtcaattttttttaagtcatatttgatatatgttgcatttttataacaactggaggTAATATAGTTACattattgtgctataaaattgcactatgcggctggaaaacacataatactgcccctttaaattcaGTCTTCACTGAGATCTGCACTTTATTCTTTCAATTTAACATCATTTGTATATGTTTATGTAGCTCGCATGCATATAAGCATATAAGATATTTCAGATTGGAAAGTAATTAATTGATCTATTACTATATGAAGATTAAAATTAATGCCAAATCCCAAAATGTCATATCTTCCTATCTTCACTGACTTTACAGCAGAACTGCATTTAGTCTTAAAAAGTCACACTTACTATCTCCGCCAGAAGAAGTATCCCTTTGGCGTTTGTGGTGAAATGCTGGTCGAAGGCCAACGTGGAGGTCGAGATGTTGAACTGTGGCAGAGAGGAAACCCTGCGGGTCGGCGCCGCAGCCGTCCTGTCCATGATGCAGGGACGCAGAGGGACTGTGAACTTTTCCCAAGAGTGTTGCCGCAGCACAGGAAGTGCTGTTCCTGCCCCGGAATCCAGCATGGACACCCGTCGATGAAACTTCAACACAAACGAACGGGTTTCATCTGCCTACATTTGAAAAGCACCAAGTCAAGACAGGCCAGAAAAGGTTTCAGACTTTTTACTCAGACCGTGTTTGTCCACAGCATGGAGACATTTATACCGTTTAAATGTCGTGTCGTTTCATTAACCGGGTTTCATTTgtcacagactttttttttggcttggTAGACATGGCTAAGATAGCAACAACAAAGCTATAGTAAGATCACAAATCATagcaattatattttataaaaacatacatagaaaaacatGTTACTAGTCCTTACACAAGAATTTGTACAAGTGCTTTAAATGATCTCTGAGTCTCTCAAATTCTCTACTTGTTGACCCTTCCTTGTTAAAGCTGTTCTTTCCTCTTTGCTGACATTGCCAAACTTGCTTTCCTTGAAGCAGTGAAACACACCAGTTTCACCTTCTGTTGTATGAGACATAGCTGCTCACTAGTCGATCAAAAGTATGTTGGAATCTCTCTGACGCCTTTGATGGATTTCAGTATTGTTAGCATAGAGGTCTTAGGTAAaggtaaataattttatatagcacattttcagcaacaaggcaatacaaagtgcttcaaGGTTATTCAGATATtgaaaagaaatcatttaaaaatgaacttttaaaatgtctgaggTAGAAATATCTGTCTGAATCACCCGGGTTCTTCCTACTAGATTACTTCAAAACCAtccaattgtttgtttttaataacaaacaatatcagaaaggtgcaacataaaatcaaagttgCATTGAG contains:
- the cmtm8 gene encoding CKLF-like MARVEL transmembrane domain-containing protein 8 isoform X2, translating into MLDSGAGTALPVLRQHSWEKFTVPLRPCIMDRTAAAPTRRVSSLPQFNISTSTLAFDQHFTTNAKGILLLAEILTGMLVWILIGGTDYFRLSTLCWVMFVSILLWILTICLFIIYLTGVHSRIPQIPWTTLSLCFNCAAAALYLVTAVVEAFCVGQATRGRHNYNCWAASAFFAFLATLCYAGSGYLSYRLWKTTEEEQ
- the cmtm8 gene encoding CKLF-like MARVEL transmembrane domain-containing protein 8 isoform X1; this translates as MLDSGAGTALPVLRQHSWEKFTVPLRPCIMDRTAAAPTRRVSSLPQFNISTSTLAFDQHFTTNAKGILLLAEILTGMLVWILIGGTDYFRLSTLCWVMFVSILLWILTICLFIIYLTGVHSRIPQIPWTTLSLCFNCAAAALYLVTAVVEAFCVGQATRGRHNYNCWAASAVSAQMSMRALLVFASLLNNLRRGCAWSLRDPKVDQMILTEAERGQLTASWMMKNILPRCCVDFLQCLM